The Rosa rugosa chromosome 1, drRosRugo1.1, whole genome shotgun sequence genomic sequence CCCAGCACCATTAACCTCAAGATAACCAGAGGAGGAGAAGACCCCATCTTTTCCAATCAAAATTCCAGTGTCGCCGCTAATAAACCCTAGCGATCGAGACCCTCATGCTctctaagaatttttttttttccgataaaATATCAATAATTTTTGCTTTTAGTAGTCATTTAAAATTACTTTAAAAgcaaccacgtggtgtggtgtgttggtcgaacggcctagtctagaacccccaggtctagcgttcgaatcccagctccatcccatggccagcagatttgagggatcctttgggttcgtgcgtatgcggtgcagtggattagtctggctttgcctaGCTTTCGCCTCAATGTCAGTGCtagtgtcctggcgctgggataccactgcatgagtgtgtgagttactaacagctaactacccgatcaaaaaaaaaaattacttcaAAAGCCCAATACTTAATGTAAGACAAAACGTCCGATATGCTAGTAATACATAAGGAACAAGTTTATGGTCGTGAATCTAGCTAGGGTGAGATGTATGTATGAACTTTTATAAAATAGAAACTATTTTGCTTGAAAACTAACGCTTGTGGAAATGTGCTATCCAGGCATCTAGCTAGCTTATCTATGTAACATCCATATCCAATAACTTCACTATTTCATTGTTCCcgaaattagaaaaaaaaaaacaaaagaaaaaaaaaaacatgaacagGAAAGTCACGTTTAGTGTAACTTATaatatcttcatcttcttcttcaatactTCTAGGCTTCTAGCGTTCCATGCAAACAGGATGCATGGAAATCAAACATCCATACCAAATGATTAAGGCCTCACCAACCTATCTATCCAAATTGCATGTAGTACGCAGTACTGCATGAGTAACTTGTAATATGCAGTACTACATGAGTAACTTGTGGTATGCAGTACTGCATACCACacccaaaaaccaaaataagGAAAATAAAACCAGCGAGTTTACAAAGATTTTGTGACAATGTCATGCATAGTGCATCTCTGATATTAAATTTTTTGATACCTTGATATTTGCCCGTGCACGACCATGCGGTGGCGCATACTCACGAAAAACAAAAGAGTATACTAGGAATACAAAAGTTGAGTCATTAAACTAcaattagcaaaaaaaaaaaaaaaaattcgtatGAATTGCATCTGGTATAGGACATGATTTAGGACTTAAAATGAAttttatctaaaaaaaaaaaaaggggagagaACGAGAGATCACAATAAAGTCATGTGTTCACAGTAATATTCTTCAAGATAATCAAACATACAGATGATTAAACCCTTACCAACCACCTAATCCAAATTGCATGATCTTAACTGGCATACCCAAAAACCAAAGCAAGGAAAATAGAACCAATGCGTTTTCATAGATTTTGTGACACAGTCATGCATATTGCAATCTCTGATTAACATTCACAAAATTGTCACTTTATATTttcctaaaaaataaaaatgctgTGGAGATTTCACCaagttacacacacacacacacatatatatatatatatattgttgttaAAGGAGCTAAAATCTATTATATTAAGAGAACTCCTCTTCTAAAATTTTTGAACTTTCCATTATGTTCATAATTTATTAATACTAGCCTCTTAAAACGTACTCCGACACACTTCGTGTGTGTcatttgagtttttattttcttgtattataataaaaataaaattagagtttttaataaaaaatataaaaagtaTTTATTTCTTCTGACCTTTTATAAGTTTATTATCTCTTTCCGGCCTACATTAATTAATTTTGTAATGCTAGTGTTGGGAAAACCAAAATAGGAATTCATTAATATAAGAAAGTCAAATAATAAAGATGTTTGCAATTTACTAAATGGTATTTGACTTTTCTACAATCCTCCAAATGGTTAAAAAAGTCAATAAATCAGATGGTATATGGGTTATCTAACTAAATCATGGATTGGTTCTCCAGGATTAATATTGGTGTGAAAATGAAAACCCATTGGTGAAGCTCTTCCCAGTTTGTCACCATCCTTTTGGATAACCAAGAATGCCCTCATCAATATTCATCCTTAAAAATCTGCACACATTCCAATGCATACCATTGGAATTTGCAGATGGAGTAAAAATGCACATTAAGGCGGTCACCAACAATCCACCCTACTGTTTGTTTTATAAGAAAAAAGTATTATGATATACAGAAGAAGAAACTTGCATAGGTGATCAATAAGaacagaaagagaaagaaaagagaaacgAATTAGAAAATTGTTGAGGTGGCAATTAATGCCAACTGTGTGGCTAACCAAATTCCCTAGTCAAAATCTTTTAATGGgactcctatatatacctactGGATCCTTTCCTCTTCTTCACAAAACCCTTCTCTCTTCGTCTCTCATCTCTGTTATTCCTCAATTTGTCACCATGGTCCTCCCAATGGTACTTCTCAAGCTCACAGACTGGGTGTGGTACCAGCTGTTAGCAAATTCATGTCACAGAGCAGCAAGGAAAGTCAGAAACTATGGCTCTCCCAAGCCTCACCAATTACCTCAACCTCCTTCTTTCCCTAATATTACCAAGTGTGATTTAAATGGTAGAAAGTCCCACACACTTGTTTGTGACATTTTTGGAGGCCTTTTGAGATCAGACTCTGTATTTCCTTACTTCATGTTGGTTGCTTTTGAAGGTGGTAGCATTATTAGAGCCTTTCTATTGTTGCTGTCATGCTCTTTTTTGTGGGTTTTGGACTATGAACTCCAATTAAGAGTCATGATTTTCATAACCTTTTGTGGGCTTAAGATTAAGCACATGGAGAGTGTTGGAAGAGCTGTCTTACCCAAGTTTTATCTTGAAAATCTTAATCTTCATGCCTATGAGGCTTTAGCTTCAACTGGGTCTAAGGTGGTTTTTAGTAGTGTCCCTAGAGTCATGGTGGAAGGGTTCCTTCAGGAGTATTTGGATGTTGATGATGTTAAGGGGACTGAGTTGCTCACTTCTGGGCAATACTTCACCGGTATGTTGTCTAAATCTGGTTTGCTTATGAAGCACAGAGCTCTAAAGGAACATTTTGGTGACAGAAAACCGGATATTGGACTAGGAACTTCAAGCCTCCATGATAATCTCTTCGTCTCTCTTTGCAAGGTATATACAACTTTTACTTCCACACTCCTTAATATTATTTCTTTACTTAAATAGATCATATGATATGAGATTGTTTTCcatttttcacaaaaaaaaaaaaagagattattTTACATTAATTGTTTAGCAACTAGACCCAACCCCCATAAGTTATTAGTTAGGTGGCCTTACTTATCAGCTTAATTAGAGTTTATACACAAGGTTTTGGGATTTTATATTTAAATTATACTAATAGCATCACAGAACCATGTTCACAAAGAAAGCAATATATATGTCCTTTCTTCTCTTGGCATCCTTTTATTCATAAGTAAATAACCCAAcatacttaattaattaagggcAGGCTTCTTTCATACTTAATTCTTCAGACTTTTCTGTTGCATGTGCCTATTAATTTCTGTGGGGAATAATTCAATATAATCCTTTATTtacattaattatatataaaatattatgATGTGTCCTCACCAAATATCTGCCATGCATGTTACAGACGTTTAATCTAGACCATGCTTTTATTATGTCAATTAATtgcttaatatttttttttaccagTGAaataaattagttaattaattctaTCTGTGTGATTAACTGTTACAGGAAGCTTATGTAGTGAACAAGGAAGACAGCAAGAGCAATTCAAGTACTTCAGTGTTGCCAAGGCACAGATACCCCAAGCCCTTAATATTCCATGATGGAAGGCTAGCTTTCTTGCCTACTCCATTAGCAACTCTCTCCATGTTCTTGTGGATCCCCATTGGAATAGTCATAGCCATATTCAGAATCTCAGTGGGTATTTTCCTCCCCTTCAAAATTGCACTCTTCTTAGCCACTTGCACCGGTCTAAATCTATCTGTCAAAGGTTTAGacacttcaacaaaatcagaCCATGAAAATAGAGGAGTCCTCTATGTTTGTACCCACAGAACACTTCTAGACCCAGTTCTCCTCAGCACAGCTCTTGCCAAGCCCTTGACAGCTGTCACATACAGCCTAAGCAAAATGTCTGAGGTCATAGCCCCAATTAGGACAGTGAGGTTAACAAGGGACAGAAAAAAAGATGGAGAAACAATGAACAAGTTGCTTAGTGAAGGTGACTTGGTGGTGTGTCCTGAGGGTACAACATGTAGAGAGCCCTATCTGTTGAGGTTTAGTTCACTGTTTGCTGAATTGGCTGATGAGATTGTGCCTGTGGCTGTCAACACAAAGGTGAGTATGTTCTATGGGACTACAGCCAGCGGGCTCAAATGTTTGGATCCTATTTTCTTCATGATGAACCCTAGACCGGTGTATTATGTTGAAATATTAGGCAAGTTACCTAAAGAGCTGACTTGTGCTGGTGGAAAATCTAGCTGTGAAGTTGCTAATTATATACAGAGGAAGTTGGGTGATGCTTTGGGGTTTGAGTGTACCACTCTTACAAGGAAGGACAAGTACTTGATGCTGGCTGGGAATGAAGGAATAGTCAGTAATAGTAAGAGGAAGAATTAGGGAAacatttgtgtttatttattgaCTGTATtccctttttcaaaaaaaaaaaaaaaattaaggctAGGATACCATATATACGTACGTATATGGTCATTTTTTGTTAGATCCCACTTAATGGTTGTGATCAGATATGTATCTGTTAAACTAGCTATTTTAATTTGCTATATTTATTATTCAGTTGCTGAATGATacacattattttttttcttgttctgatCTTTATTCTTAAGCATGCATGAATATTACATGAAGCTAACCATGTCATCAAGTCATGGTGAAGTGATTAACTATTCCAAACTATGCATTATTAAATTAGAAGAAACTACTAAATTTTCATTGTGTTTTCATGCCCGGCCCAACTGATCAACTAACTTGCAAAATTTGAAAAGGTATTGAATCATGATCTTGCTCCAGTTACATGCAGTTGGAAGTATTAACATACAAATTAACCCTCTTTGTCTCTTTCTTTGTTTATACTTTGTACGAAAAGACTAATTAATATATGTCTCAAGAACGCCCAAGCTAATAAAAATGCACGGTAAGGGAAAGTTCTCTAGTCCGAGTGCAATTCCTATTAGATCTATCTATCTTGTCTATCCAATCATGAAGTTAATTTGCGAATTCTCTATGAATATTTAATAAAGTTTGTAGTCGGCTTAGAAATTATTGTGGCTAAGCATCAACCTGCCTTTCTTAATCAGATATTTTCTGTCTTAGGCCCATGTTTTCTGTGAATGCCCTATAGCAACTGCCATTTTGAATGCACCCCCGTTTAATTTGGGAAGACGTTTATTGACTCGAATGAATTTTAAAGAGTGGCTTTTCGAACAAGCTATGCATCTAAAGAAGGAGTTATTTGCCAAACTCCTCGTGATCATTTGGGCTTTGTGGAAGAATAGAAATCATATGTTGTGGAATAATACCACACAGTTGGCTGAGGCTTTGGTACTTAGCTCGTTCGCTTGGCTGGAGGAATATGGCAAAGCACAACGGGTGCCTAAACTTGTTCATCCAAAACAGAAGCAAATCTGGAAACCGGCAGACATAGGTACTTGGAAACTAAATGTTGATGGTAGTTTCCTCCCAGGTATTTCTCGGGGGAGTGTGGGAGGTGTTTTACGTGATGATGCAGGTCACTTTCGTGCTGCTTTTGCTACCCCAGTTCCAGCTGTTGCTTCTGCAAGACAAGTGGAGTTGTGTGCTATAAAGGAGGGATTGCAGCTGGTCGCTACAATGCAGGTTAGCAAGGTCATTATCGAAACTGATTGTCTGGAAGCAGTTTCTAGTATTGCTGATGCACGATTCACTTATGTCAATGATGAAGGACTGCTTGATGATATTCGTCAGGAACTCACCTACAGAACTGATATTATAGTGCAACATACTTCACGGGTTTGTAACCGTGTGGCTCACTGTTTGGCTAATGCAGCTTATGCAACTAGTCATGGCTCTATGTGGTTTATTAAACCTCCGGATTTCCTGGAGGATGTACTAAAGTCTGATTGTAATCAATTGAGGTAGCTTTCACCTCTATGAATGAAGTACTtttatgtcaaaaaaaaaaaaaactagcaaaACAATCAATGCACACTGATTTTTTTCATTCTGATTTATATTAGCTACAGATATCAGTTAATCagtatgaatgattattttAGACATATATCTGTGTGAAAGATTAACTCACACATATATCTGTATCTAATATGCTAGATTAGGACCACCAGAATATTTATTATAATTGTATGCACAGATGCGTGTATGAATAAAGAAGACCCACATGTATTTCTTAACCTACACTAATATCCATGACTATAACTATATACACAGAAATCTGTACGTAATAAAATTAACAAATTGAGATTTCAATCGTGAAATAAATTGTATTTATTTCTATCTGTGTAAATAAGATAATATTCACTGATATCCGTGTAAAAACATTGACTGATATCTGTATAAGATAATATTCACTGACATCAGTGTGAAAACATCgactgatatctgtgtgaataAGATAATACTCACTGATATCCGTTTGAAATGATTttcactgatatctgtgtgaaaacattcactgatatctgtgtaaaaacatcgactgatatctgtgtgaataAGATAATATTCACTTATATCCATTTGAAATGATTttcactgatatctgtgtgaataaaataatatttactGATATCTGTGTAAGACATTTCCATAAACTCCAGCCTCCTTTAGCCACCATAGATTTCAGATCTAGATCAAAAACATGAtctgccctctctctctctcttctctctgccATCTCTCGTCTTCATTCCCACCAAAGTCCCAACCCATGCCATCGCTGCCATCAACCACCCCAACCCATCTCCTTGCACCATTTCTATCAATTGGGTATCAACAAATTATACTCTTTCTCTCAAATTGCTGGGATTGCAACTTAATATTTGCAGCAATCCACGTTTTAAGGTTTCTCTGGGTATGATATTTGAACCTTCAGATAACATTTTATGTTTAATTCCATATTCATCCAGTTTCAAACTCGTATTACTCTTTTCACTATATTTAGCACCAAACTAGGGCTGGGCGTTTTGACCCGAAAACCCGAAAAACCGGACCGGACCGGTCCGAACCGCCgggttcgggccgggctttgagaaaaaaaaaaagatgaaaattttaggcccggaccgtttatgaataaaacgggccggtcccgggcctGGTATCTCTAATGCGTAAAAGCCCGGATTACAGCCCGTATAAGCCCTTAGTCCCATTACTGCCATATGTCCCTCTGTGATAGGTCATTTATTTGAGTATACCGTGAAATTGACCACAGGTGATCACAACCCCCACTTAGCTAAACGACctcatctctctcactctccGCCTCGAACCGtcatctctctcactctctggcCTCTGCCTCTATTTTTTTCGAACCCTAAAATGAGATTTCCAATCCCAATTTCAAACAACCCCCACTTAGCTAAACGACctcatctctctcactctctggaAATTCTATTCTTCGAACCctcatctctctcactctctgcctctcttttcttcgaaccctaatttcagatttccaatcccaatttcaatttcagatTTCCAATCCTACTCGTTTAGCAGCTAGCACGACCTCATCTCTCTGCCTCTCTTTTCTTCGAACCCTAAAACAGTAAAACGAGAAGTAAAACCCCCAATTTCAGATTTCCAATCCCTTTTTCCAATCCCCAATTTCAGATTTCCAATCCCTTTTTCCAATCCCCAATTTCAGATTTCCAATCCTTTTTTCCAACATTTAAGGTATACttagtttttagttttggatGGGTTTTGATGgattgatgttttgatgggtgtCGGGGGTACTGGCGGAGCCGCTGTCCTCTTTGGTCGTTCTATGCTTCTGGGCTCTTATCCGACATCTTGGAGCATCGTCTGAGGTCCGAGGAAGCTCAGCTCATTGGGTTGGTTGCATTGAGAAGTTTGGAGTGGGTGGAATGTGGAGGTGATCAATAACAGGACAAGGTTGCTTCGTTCTGTGTTGTAAAGTGAAGGCAGTAGACTCAAGGTTCGTTCTTGTTCGAAATGGCCACTTCTGGGAATCAGTTGGTGCCGACGAATCCAACCACTGAGGGCGGTGCGGCGACTGGTGGCGGTGCGACGACTGATGGCGGTGAGACGGCTTCCAGCCAGGCGGAGACATCGAAGTGAAAGAGGGAGGATTCGAGACGGACTCGAAACAGCAGTTGCCGGTCTAATGTTTGGGAGCATTTTGAGAAGTTTGACGAACCACTTACGAGTTCGGAACAGGATGGGAAGGAGGATGTAGTCGGACATTGCAGCAAAGCGAAATGTAAGTATTTTGATACTGTGTTCAAAGCTAATTCATCTTTTAATGGTACTTCAACTCTTAGACGTCATATAGAGAATGTGTGCAAAAAATATCCTGGTAGATTAGATTTGGAGGAAGGACAGAAGGTGTTGACTAGTGATGGGAGTACCAATTCTGTAGTGATGAGACAGTGGAGTCCAGAAGCTTGTACAGAGGCCTGTGTGGTGATGATAGTTATGGACGAATTACCTTTTAGTCAGGTAGAAAAGGAGGGATTTAAGTACTTTTGTTCGGTTTCCATTCCTCGGTGGGAAATCCCTAGCAGAAGGGTCATTGTGAAGAAATTCTTAGCGATGTATGATGCCAAAAAAGAGGAGCTTAGGGCTGAGTTGTGCAAACACAGAGTGTGTCTGACCACCGATACATGGACATCAATACAGAATGTCAATTACATGGTGGTGACAGCGCATTTTATTGATGGAGGTTGGAATTTGCACAAAAGGATATTGAACTTCTGCTGCATTCCCAATCATTCGGGTGTCACCATTGGGAAGATTTTAGAAACGTGCTTGGTCCAGTGGAAGATAGATAAAGTATTGACCATTTCGGTTGATAATGCTGCTGCCAACAAACATGCAGTGGAGTACGTTCGGAAGAAGATGTTGAATTGGACAAGTCCCCCGGTTTTGGGAAGGAAGCATCTACATGTGAGGTGCTTGGCTCACATTTTGAACCTCGTAGTTAGATCCGGCTTGTCTATTATGGACAAGTCGGTTAATTCAATTAGAAATGCAATGAGGTATGTGaggtcttcttcttctaggCTCGATGAATTCAAGTTGTGTGTTGAGAAGAAAATTTTGGATACCAACAGAGTTTGCATTCTTGATGTTTCGACTAGGTGGAACTCCACATTTCTAATGTTGGACACATCAATTGCATTGAAAAAGGCCTTTGTTCGGTTTGGTGAAGAGAATGTGCATCAATATAATGGATattttgatgaagaagatgtGATAGATGAAGATTTAGAAGTGGTGGAGGAAGTGAAGTCCAAAACTCGTAGGAAGAGGGTCGGACCACCTAATGATGACGATTAGGAAAGGGCTGCCATTTTCTGCCAGTTTTTACGAGTTTTCTACAACGTTACATTGAGGATAAGTGCAACTTTGAAGCCTACTGCCCATTCAGCTTTCCATGACATTGTGGCAATAGAGGGTGAGATTGATGGACTGTGGTAGCCTGGGATGGCTTATGAGAATGAAACA encodes the following:
- the LOC133742940 gene encoding glycerol-3-phosphate acyltransferase 1; protein product: MVLPMVLLKLTDWVWYQLLANSCHRAARKVRNYGSPKPHQLPQPPSFPNITKCDLNGRKSHTLVCDIFGGLLRSDSVFPYFMLVAFEGGSIIRAFLLLLSCSFLWVLDYELQLRVMIFITFCGLKIKHMESVGRAVLPKFYLENLNLHAYEALASTGSKVVFSSVPRVMVEGFLQEYLDVDDVKGTELLTSGQYFTGMLSKSGLLMKHRALKEHFGDRKPDIGLGTSSLHDNLFVSLCKEAYVVNKEDSKSNSSTSVLPRHRYPKPLIFHDGRLAFLPTPLATLSMFLWIPIGIVIAIFRISVGIFLPFKIALFLATCTGLNLSVKGLDTSTKSDHENRGVLYVCTHRTLLDPVLLSTALAKPLTAVTYSLSKMSEVIAPIRTVRLTRDRKKDGETMNKLLSEGDLVVCPEGTTCREPYLLRFSSLFAELADEIVPVAVNTKVSMFYGTTASGLKCLDPIFFMMNPRPVYYVEILGKLPKELTCAGGKSSCEVANYIQRKLGDALGFECTTLTRKDKYLMLAGNEGIVSNSKRKN